The Candidatus Methylomirabilota bacterium genome has a window encoding:
- a CDS encoding cysteine desulfurase family protein translates to MGSQVYLDHNATTPVDPRVREAMRPYLEGAFGNPSAAHAMGREAKAALEGARETVAELLGTADKDEVVFVSSGTEADNLALAGAALAYQERGRHIITSAVEHSAILETCAALEKWGFSVTYLPVDGEGMFDPEELRRAIQPDTIVISVMHGNNETGVLFPLEEVGAILRERGILFHTDAVQSFGKVPLNVRHLKIDLLSLSAHKIYGPKGVGALYVRRGVRLRPLLQGGGQERGRRAGTENIPGIVGVAEAARLMFLEMPGEQERFRQLRDRLEATVLERVDGVRVSGRNSPRLVHTSNFSFDGIEAQTLVAALDLEGIAVSAGSACHVGSLQPSHVLRAMGLSREQVEGSIRFSVGRLTCDGDIDRVVEILPQLVARLREKVPVVK, encoded by the coding sequence ATGGGGTCCCAAGTCTATCTCGATCACAATGCTACGACCCCTGTGGATCCGCGGGTGCGGGAGGCCATGCGGCCGTACCTTGAGGGGGCCTTCGGCAATCCAAGCGCCGCCCATGCCATGGGCCGAGAGGCCAAGGCTGCTTTAGAGGGGGCCCGCGAGACTGTCGCCGAGCTCCTGGGGACGGCGGATAAGGATGAGGTGGTCTTTGTCTCCTCAGGCACCGAGGCGGACAATCTGGCCCTCGCCGGGGCAGCGTTAGCGTATCAGGAGCGGGGGAGGCACATTATCACCTCGGCCGTAGAGCACTCGGCCATCCTCGAAACATGTGCCGCGCTCGAGAAGTGGGGCTTCTCGGTGACGTATCTCCCGGTGGACGGGGAGGGAATGTTCGACCCAGAAGAGCTCCGGCGAGCCATCCAGCCGGACACCATCGTGATTTCCGTGATGCACGGCAATAACGAGACGGGTGTCCTCTTCCCCCTGGAGGAAGTTGGAGCCATCCTGCGAGAGCGGGGAATCCTCTTCCACACCGATGCGGTCCAGTCCTTCGGAAAGGTCCCCCTCAATGTCCGACACCTCAAAATCGACCTCCTTTCCCTCTCTGCCCACAAGATTTATGGCCCGAAAGGGGTCGGAGCGCTTTATGTGAGGAGGGGAGTTCGACTCCGGCCGCTGCTCCAGGGGGGAGGTCAAGAGCGGGGTCGCCGGGCTGGGACCGAGAATATCCCGGGCATCGTAGGAGTGGCGGAGGCGGCGCGGCTCATGTTCCTTGAGATGCCTGGCGAGCAGGAAAGATTCCGACAGCTCCGAGATCGACTTGAGGCGACCGTTCTGGAACGGGTTGACGGGGTAAGGGTGAGCGGTCGGAATTCCCCTCGCCTGGTTCACACCAGCAATTTCAGCTTTGATGGAATAGAGGCCCAGACGCTCGTAGCCGCGCTGGACCTGGAGGGGATTGCGGTTTCGGCGGGCTCGGCCTGTCACGTCGGCAGCCTACAGCCGTCTCATGTGTTACGGGCAATGGGGCTGAGCCGGGAGCAGGTGGAAGGAAGCATTCGGTTCTCCGTGGGGCGGCTCACCTGTGACGGGGATATCGATCGCGTTGTGGAGATTCTCCCGCAGCTCGTGGCAAGGTTACGTGAGAAGGTACCTGTGGTGAAATAG
- a CDS encoding MogA/MoaB family molybdenum cofactor biosynthesis protein yields MGVEEHKEAAEGIGQISFAVITVSDSRHEAEDESGNLIRERVQEAGHRLVGYQVLKNDLAAIQQEISHLVEAKVGCIITSGGTGVGRRDVTIEGVAPLLDKSLEGFGEIFRYLSFQEVGSAALMSRAMAGTCRGTLIFCLPGSPKAVKLALERLILPELKHLIRELQR; encoded by the coding sequence ATGGGTGTAGAGGAGCATAAAGAAGCCGCAGAGGGCATCGGACAGATTTCCTTTGCGGTGATTACCGTGAGCGACAGTCGGCACGAGGCTGAGGATGAGTCCGGAAATTTAATCCGGGAGCGCGTGCAGGAGGCAGGGCATCGCCTGGTGGGCTATCAGGTTTTGAAGAATGACCTCGCGGCCATTCAGCAGGAGATCAGTCATCTGGTTGAGGCAAAAGTGGGATGTATCATCACCAGTGGTGGGACTGGGGTCGGTCGCCGGGATGTCACTATCGAGGGGGTCGCCCCGCTTCTCGACAAATCGCTCGAGGGTTTCGGCGAGATCTTCCGGTATCTCAGCTTTCAGGAGGTGGGGAGCGCCGCGCTCATGAGTCGGGCTATGGCCGGGACCTGTCGAGGAACGCTGATCTTCTGTCTCCCCGGATCACCCAAGGCCGTGAAGCTCGCCCTTGAGCGACTGATCCTGCCTGAACTCAAGCATTTGATTCGGGAACTCCAGCGCTGA
- a CDS encoding proteasome ATPase — RQDLVRGVREEFAENEDLPNTTNPDDWAKIAGRKSERIVAVRPLPRTPTKPDKEIETVRIGHYL; from the coding sequence CGCGGCAGGACCTGGTGCGGGGGGTCCGGGAGGAATTTGCGGAGAACGAGGACCTACCCAACACGACCAATCCCGATGACTGGGCCAAGATCGCGGGGCGCAAGTCCGAACGGATCGTCGCTGTCCGGCCCCTCCCGCGGACACCGACCAAGCCAGACAAGGAGATCGAAACGGTCCGGATAGGACACTACCTGTAG
- a CDS encoding MBL fold metallo-hydrolase, producing the protein MKIDSFTIGPLETNAYLVVDEGSRQAVLIDPGLESEGIYDVIIEERLELSAIVNTHGHFDHVCGNAFFRAKTGKPVLLHWEDAPMMSQAAAQAMAFGFQVPTPPPPDRLLNEGDEVVIGETRFQVLHTPGHTPGGISLYGEGVAFVGDALFAGSIGRTDMPGGSYEILLASIRSKLLVLPDETAVYPGHGPSTTIGEERLHNPSLTGRGGTPRLLFDA; encoded by the coding sequence ATGAAGATTGATAGCTTTACGATTGGTCCGCTCGAAACCAATGCCTATCTTGTCGTAGATGAGGGGAGCCGACAGGCCGTACTCATCGATCCGGGGCTCGAGAGTGAGGGCATCTACGATGTCATCATTGAGGAGCGACTCGAGCTGAGCGCCATCGTTAATACCCACGGACACTTTGACCATGTCTGCGGGAATGCCTTCTTTAGAGCGAAGACGGGCAAGCCGGTCCTGCTTCATTGGGAGGACGCGCCGATGATGTCGCAAGCGGCCGCGCAGGCGATGGCCTTTGGATTTCAGGTCCCCACGCCACCCCCCCCAGATCGCCTGCTGAACGAGGGTGATGAGGTGGTGATAGGGGAAACCCGATTCCAAGTTCTCCATACGCCGGGCCACACCCCTGGAGGAATCTCCCTTTACGGGGAGGGGGTTGCCTTTGTTGGGGACGCACTCTTCGCGGGTTCAATCGGTAGAACTGACATGCCGGGTGGATCCTATGAAATTCTCCTTGCCTCCATCCGAAGCAAGCTTCTCGTCCTTCCTGATGAGACGGCGGTCTACCCGGGCCATGGGCCTTCGACCACGATTGGCGAGGAACGGCTTCACAACCCTTCCTTGACCGGTCGAGGCGGAACGCCCCGCCTCCTCTTTGACGCTTGA